A genome region from Chiroxiphia lanceolata isolate bChiLan1 chromosome 5, bChiLan1.pri, whole genome shotgun sequence includes the following:
- the PLEKHA5 gene encoding pleckstrin homology domain-containing family A member 5 isoform X11: MAELSAERLRALPGSWSYGISQGGRVFFINEEAKSTTWLHPLTGEAVITGHRRSADLPTGWEEAYTFEGARYYVKEKSLGFSPVL; encoded by the exons ATGGCGGAGCTGAGCGCTGAGCGGCTGCGGGCGCTGCCCGGCAGCTGGAGTTACGGGATCAGCCAGGGCGGCCGCGTCTTCTTCATCAA CGAGGAGGCGAAGAGCACGACCTGGCTGCACCCGCTCACCGGAGAGGCCGTGATCACCGGGCACCGCCGCAGCGCAG ACTTACCCACAGGTTGGGAGGAAGCATATACTTTTGAAGGTGCAAGATATTATGTAAA GGAGAAGAGTCTTGGTTTCAGCCCTGTTCTCTAA